A genomic stretch from Chitinophaga lutea includes:
- the pheT gene encoding phenylalanine--tRNA ligase subunit beta: MTISYNWLCDYLPVKPSPEELSVILTAIGLEVESLERFESVKGSLEGLVIGEVLSVEQHPNADKLRLTKVNIGNGEPLSIVCGAPNVAAGQKVVVAPIGATIYPVSGEPLTMKKAKIRGEESFGMICAEDEIGLGSGHDGILVLDAALQPGLAARDLFKPAQDWVYEIGLTPNHMDAMSHIGVARDVCAYLNNREKTQAYHVRKPGLNTTCAADQPLQIAVEVKNTEACPRYCGQSITGVKIGPSPLWMQHRLQAIGVRPINNIVDITNYVLHETGQPLHAFDADQIKGGKVIVQNLPAGTVFVSLDGKERKLDEGDLMICDGENNGMCIAGVFGGLNSGVKDSTTSIFLESAYFSAAGIRKTSMRHGLRTDAAVRFEKGLDVSLAPFALERAVALIGEIAHGLPASGVTDVYPKPVESPSISVTYAYINRLSGHQYAPEQVKNILHSLGFTIHAETAADLKVSPPLYKPDITIPADIVEEVMRIDGLDNIPIPEFVRMVPSRQAQPDKERVKEKIADYLAANGFSEIFTNSITNSQYYQHLDADSLVKMLNSLSADLDVMRPSMLESGLERIAYNLNRRNDDLLFFEFGKTYSREATGQYPEAAHLSLYLTGQKLPENWVHPPQPVDFYYLKSYIGNILQQLALPAPQMTAANVHGLQPAFEVTVNGKVVAVLGGVAPQKLKAFDIKQPVWYADFYWDVVLEQLQTKDTFFEEIPKFPAVRRDLALVLDKQVTFAAVETAARSVKTNLLQHINLFDVFESEKLGAGKKSYAVSFTFQDRQKTLTDQETDALMSKFVKAFETQLQAEIRK, translated from the coding sequence ATGACAATTTCGTATAACTGGTTATGTGACTATTTGCCGGTAAAACCCAGCCCGGAGGAACTTTCTGTGATATTGACGGCCATCGGCCTGGAAGTAGAGAGCCTGGAACGGTTTGAAAGCGTGAAAGGAAGCCTCGAAGGCCTCGTGATCGGCGAGGTGCTGAGCGTGGAACAACACCCCAATGCAGACAAGCTGCGATTAACTAAAGTAAACATCGGCAACGGGGAACCGCTGAGCATCGTATGCGGCGCTCCCAACGTGGCCGCCGGCCAGAAAGTAGTGGTCGCTCCCATCGGCGCCACCATCTACCCCGTTTCCGGCGAGCCCCTGACCATGAAAAAAGCGAAGATCCGCGGGGAAGAAAGCTTCGGGATGATCTGCGCGGAAGACGAGATCGGCCTCGGCAGCGGTCACGACGGCATCCTGGTGCTCGACGCCGCCCTGCAACCCGGCCTCGCCGCCAGGGATTTGTTCAAACCGGCACAGGACTGGGTATACGAAATCGGCCTCACGCCCAACCATATGGACGCCATGAGCCACATCGGCGTGGCCCGCGACGTGTGCGCCTACCTCAACAACCGCGAAAAAACTCAGGCTTACCATGTGCGCAAACCCGGCCTCAACACTACCTGCGCGGCCGACCAGCCTTTACAGATAGCCGTGGAGGTGAAAAACACCGAAGCCTGCCCCCGCTACTGCGGCCAAAGCATTACCGGCGTCAAAATAGGGCCCTCCCCGTTATGGATGCAGCACCGCCTGCAGGCCATCGGCGTACGGCCCATCAATAATATCGTGGATATCACCAACTACGTGCTGCACGAAACCGGCCAGCCGCTGCATGCGTTCGACGCGGACCAGATCAAAGGCGGCAAGGTGATCGTGCAGAACCTGCCCGCCGGCACCGTGTTCGTTTCCCTTGATGGCAAGGAACGCAAGCTGGACGAAGGCGACCTGATGATCTGCGACGGAGAGAACAACGGCATGTGTATCGCCGGGGTGTTCGGCGGCCTCAATTCCGGCGTGAAAGACAGCACCACCAGCATTTTCCTGGAAAGCGCCTATTTCAGTGCGGCCGGTATCCGAAAAACGTCCATGCGCCACGGCCTTCGTACAGACGCCGCCGTGCGTTTCGAAAAGGGGCTCGACGTGAGCCTGGCGCCTTTCGCGCTCGAGCGCGCCGTAGCCCTCATCGGCGAAATCGCACACGGACTGCCCGCTTCCGGGGTGACGGACGTATATCCCAAACCCGTCGAAAGCCCGTCCATTTCCGTGACCTACGCTTACATCAACCGCCTCAGCGGTCATCAATACGCCCCGGAACAGGTGAAAAACATCCTGCACAGCCTGGGCTTCACCATTCATGCGGAAACAGCGGCCGACCTGAAAGTCAGCCCCCCGCTCTACAAACCCGACATCACCATTCCCGCCGACATCGTGGAGGAAGTGATGCGCATCGACGGCCTCGACAATATCCCCATCCCCGAGTTCGTGCGCATGGTACCTTCGCGCCAGGCACAACCGGACAAAGAAAGGGTGAAGGAAAAAATCGCCGATTACCTCGCCGCCAACGGCTTCTCCGAGATATTCACCAACTCCATCACCAACAGCCAGTACTACCAGCACCTCGATGCGGACAGCCTGGTGAAGATGCTGAACAGCCTGAGCGCGGACCTCGACGTGATGCGCCCTTCCATGCTCGAATCGGGCCTGGAGCGGATCGCGTACAACCTGAACCGCCGCAACGACGACCTGCTGTTTTTCGAATTCGGTAAAACCTATTCCCGCGAGGCGACCGGCCAGTATCCCGAAGCGGCCCACCTGAGCCTGTACCTCACCGGCCAGAAATTGCCGGAAAACTGGGTACATCCGCCACAACCCGTGGATTTTTATTATCTTAAAAGCTATATCGGCAATATCCTGCAGCAGCTGGCCCTGCCCGCTCCGCAAATGACGGCCGCCAACGTGCATGGTTTGCAGCCTGCATTCGAAGTGACCGTGAACGGGAAAGTAGTGGCGGTACTGGGCGGCGTGGCCCCGCAGAAGCTGAAGGCCTTCGATATCAAACAGCCCGTATGGTATGCCGACTTTTACTGGGATGTGGTGCTGGAGCAGCTGCAAACGAAGGATACCTTCTTTGAAGAGATCCCGAAATTCCCGGCCGTGCGGAGAGATCTGGCGCTGGTGCTGGACAAACAGGTGACGTTCGCCGCCGTGGAGACCGCCGCCCGTTCCGTGAAAACGAACCTTTTGCAACATATCAACCTGTTCGACGTTTTCGAGAGTGAAAAACTCGGCGCAGGGAAAAAATCATATGCTGTCAGCTTTACTTTCCAGGACCGGCAGAAAACGCTGACCGACCAGGAAACGGACGCGCTGATGAGCAAATTCGTCAAAGCTTTCGAAACGCAATTACAGGCGGAGATCCGCAAATAA
- a CDS encoding RES family NAD+ phosphorylase, producing MELFKLGHREDAYDLKGADMENGRWNYADDHCIYVFDSWPLCILESNIYTTTGKLPPTMVISVLDVPDGSCLLFEENSLPPGWRNEPRPKACLDLGSAVLRAAGALLLGFPSLYWPGQKNYLLNPRHDLMKEVSIIRIEKCSY from the coding sequence ATGGAATTATTCAAACTGGGGCACCGGGAAGACGCTTACGACCTCAAAGGCGCCGATATGGAAAACGGCCGCTGGAACTACGCGGACGATCATTGCATCTACGTGTTCGATTCCTGGCCCCTCTGCATACTCGAAAGCAACATCTACACCACCACGGGCAAACTCCCGCCGACCATGGTGATTTCCGTACTGGACGTGCCGGACGGAAGCTGCCTGCTGTTCGAAGAAAACAGCCTCCCGCCGGGATGGCGGAACGAACCGCGCCCCAAAGCCTGCCTCGACCTGGGCTCCGCCGTACTCCGCGCCGCCGGGGCGCTGCTCCTGGGATTCCCTTCCCTCTACTGGCCGGGGCAAAAAAATTACCTCCTTAACCCCAGGCATGACCTGATGAAGGAGGTAAGTATCATTCGTATTGAAAAATGTAGTTACTAA
- a CDS encoding antitoxin Xre/MbcA/ParS toxin-binding domain-containing protein, whose product MNASPVKGKSGKEEREKSFVKKGGGDLLDSFESILGLQTIMFTEKEKIVKRGISKEQLAAIKEVFEFDYNTLSDLLAVTDRTLHLKKGKETFSMIVSDRIMALVELYSYGYAVFGDKDLFHTWMKSPNRALGGRMPLEVIETHPGLLEVRSLIRKVRKGV is encoded by the coding sequence ATGAATGCTTCGCCTGTAAAAGGCAAATCCGGAAAGGAAGAAAGGGAAAAAAGCTTCGTAAAAAAAGGCGGCGGGGATTTGCTGGACAGTTTTGAGTCGATCCTGGGTCTGCAAACAATTATGTTTACAGAAAAAGAGAAAATCGTAAAGCGCGGCATTTCCAAGGAACAACTCGCGGCCATCAAGGAGGTTTTCGAGTTCGATTACAACACGCTCAGCGATCTGCTGGCGGTTACCGACCGCACCCTGCATCTGAAAAAAGGGAAAGAAACGTTCAGCATGATCGTGAGCGACCGCATCATGGCGCTCGTTGAGCTATACAGTTACGGGTACGCCGTTTTCGGCGACAAGGACCTGTTCCACACCTGGATGAAAAGCCCCAACCGCGCGCTCGGCGGCCGCATGCCGCTGGAAGTGATCGAGACCCATCCCGGTCTGCTCGAAGTGAGAAGCCTCATCCGCAAAGTCAGGAAAGGGGTGTGA
- a CDS encoding cell division protein ZapA: METLIPVNIVVADRTYRIKIRTEEEEDVRRVMKEVNEKIIEFKAAYAGKDIQDYIAMALIMYATHPATSGGKAQAGVAPFLLEKLQHLDNLLDEHLK; the protein is encoded by the coding sequence ATGGAAACACTCATACCTGTCAATATTGTAGTGGCCGACCGTACGTACCGGATAAAAATCCGGACGGAGGAGGAGGAAGACGTGCGCCGCGTTATGAAGGAGGTGAACGAAAAGATCATCGAATTCAAGGCGGCGTATGCCGGCAAAGACATCCAGGACTACATTGCCATGGCCCTCATCATGTACGCCACTCACCCCGCCACGAGCGGCGGGAAAGCCCAGGCCGGCGTGGCCCCTTTTTTACTGGAAAAACTGCAACACCTTGACAATCTGCTGGATGAGCATTTGAAATAA
- the rny gene encoding ribonuclease Y, translating into MTDPLMIIVAGVVALALGILLGKLIFAKNTQIKIQEAEEQAKRIIAEGQLSAENLKKDRLLEAKEKYLQLKSEHEKEVMQRNQKISESENRIKQKEHTLNQKTEQLQKQAAENEAIKENLGRQIELVNIKRSELEKHQEEHIRRLEKVAALTAEEARHQLVESLKEEARTQALSHIQEIIEDAKIKANKEAKKIIIQSIQRTAAEQTIENAITVFNLESDEIKGQIIGREGRNIRAIEAATGVDLIVDDTPEAIVLSSFDPLRREIARLSLQRLVQDGRIHPARIEEVVEKTKRQLEEQVMEIGERTVIELGIHGLHKELVRMVGKMRFRSSYGQNLLMHSKETANLCAVMAAELGLNPKLAKRAGLLHDIGKVPDEESELSHALLGAKLAEKYGEHPAIVNAIGAHHDEMEMAYVISPIVQACDAISGARPGARREIMQSYLQRIKDLENLAMAYDGVEKAYAIQAGRELRVIVESEKVSDNDADRLSFEIANKIQNDMQYPGQIKVTVIRERRAVNVAR; encoded by the coding sequence ATGACAGATCCTTTAATGATCATAGTGGCCGGGGTCGTTGCGCTGGCTTTAGGTATACTGCTCGGAAAACTAATTTTTGCTAAAAACACCCAAATAAAGATTCAGGAAGCGGAAGAACAGGCGAAACGCATTATCGCGGAAGGCCAGTTATCAGCCGAAAACCTGAAAAAAGACAGATTACTGGAAGCCAAAGAGAAATACCTGCAACTGAAGAGCGAGCACGAAAAAGAAGTGATGCAGCGTAACCAGAAAATCTCCGAGTCCGAAAACCGCATCAAGCAGAAAGAGCACACCCTCAACCAGAAAACCGAACAACTGCAGAAACAGGCTGCCGAAAACGAGGCGATCAAGGAAAACCTCGGCCGGCAGATCGAACTGGTCAACATCAAACGCTCCGAGCTGGAAAAACACCAGGAAGAGCATATCCGCCGCCTCGAAAAAGTAGCGGCCCTCACGGCTGAAGAAGCCCGTCACCAGCTCGTCGAAAGCCTGAAGGAAGAGGCCCGCACCCAGGCCCTCAGCCACATCCAGGAAATCATCGAAGACGCGAAGATCAAAGCGAACAAAGAAGCCAAGAAAATCATCATACAGTCCATTCAGCGCACCGCCGCCGAACAGACCATCGAGAACGCCATCACCGTGTTCAACCTGGAAAGCGACGAAATCAAAGGCCAGATCATCGGCCGTGAAGGCCGTAACATCCGCGCCATCGAAGCCGCTACCGGCGTTGACCTGATCGTGGACGATACCCCCGAGGCCATCGTACTGTCTTCATTCGACCCGCTGCGCCGCGAAATCGCCCGCCTGAGCCTGCAACGCCTGGTACAGGACGGCCGTATCCACCCCGCCCGTATCGAGGAAGTAGTGGAAAAAACCAAACGCCAGCTCGAAGAGCAGGTGATGGAAATCGGCGAACGTACCGTGATCGAGCTCGGCATCCACGGCCTGCATAAGGAACTGGTGCGGATGGTCGGTAAAATGCGTTTCCGCTCCTCTTACGGCCAGAACCTGCTGATGCACTCCAAAGAAACCGCTAATCTCTGCGCCGTGATGGCCGCCGAACTGGGCCTCAATCCCAAACTGGCCAAACGCGCCGGCCTGCTGCACGACATTGGTAAAGTGCCCGACGAAGAATCCGAACTGAGCCACGCCCTCCTCGGCGCGAAACTGGCGGAAAAATACGGTGAGCACCCGGCCATCGTCAACGCGATCGGCGCCCACCACGATGAAATGGAAATGGCTTACGTGATTTCCCCCATCGTACAGGCCTGCGACGCCATCAGCGGCGCCCGCCCCGGCGCCCGCCGCGAAATCATGCAGAGCTACCTGCAAAGGATCAAAGACCTCGAAAATCTCGCCATGGCTTACGACGGCGTGGAAAAGGCATACGCCATCCAGGCCGGCCGCGAACTGCGCGTGATCGTGGAAAGCGAAAAAGTATCCGACAACGATGCGGACCGCCTGAGCTTCGAGATCGCCAATAAAATCCAGAACGACATGCAATACCCCGGCCAGATCAAAGTAACGGTTATCCGTGAACGCAGGGCCGTGAACGTAGCACGCTAG
- a CDS encoding 3-keto-disaccharide hydrolase translates to MKKRFMTLAVLGLLSISTAFAQKTQKLFNGKNLDGWKIHGTEKWYVEKGELVCESGPDKEYGYLATDKTFKDFELTVQFKQEANGNSGVFFHSSLEGTKISGWQAEVAPPGSNTGGIYESYGRGWLIKPAAEKDKNLKMGEWNTMKVVVKGNNVTTYLNGVEMITLDDEKIGAKGGQIALQIHSGGGIKVRWKNITVKELKS, encoded by the coding sequence ATGAAAAAGAGATTCATGACGCTGGCGGTGCTGGGCCTGCTCTCCATCAGCACTGCCTTCGCGCAGAAAACACAAAAGCTGTTCAACGGTAAAAACCTCGACGGCTGGAAAATACACGGCACGGAAAAGTGGTATGTGGAAAAAGGAGAACTGGTATGTGAAAGCGGCCCGGACAAAGAGTACGGCTACCTCGCTACCGACAAAACGTTCAAGGATTTTGAACTGACCGTACAATTCAAACAGGAAGCCAACGGCAACAGCGGCGTGTTTTTCCACTCCTCCCTGGAAGGCACCAAAATCTCCGGCTGGCAGGCAGAAGTAGCGCCTCCCGGCAGCAACACCGGCGGCATTTACGAGTCGTACGGCCGCGGCTGGCTCATCAAGCCGGCAGCTGAAAAAGACAAAAACCTGAAAATGGGCGAGTGGAACACCATGAAAGTGGTGGTGAAAGGCAACAACGTCACCACTTACCTCAACGGCGTGGAAATGATCACCCTCGACGACGAGAAGATCGGTGCAAAAGGCGGCCAGATCGCCCTGCAAATCCACTCCGGCGGCGGCATCAAAGTGCGCTGGAAAAACATTACCGTGAAAGAACTGAAGTCTTAA
- a CDS encoding pyocin knob domain-containing protein, producing MKWIPFFCLALTAACSINTVHGQLTEAQVTKAGAYHDVASGDFNSSALTARSFVGSVGFDPYVPNAPLNSMWWNVINIRHRNGEGDGNNWGGQITFGMTAHINRMFFRSHYNGAWQNWQEIFHTGAPRILVNNPVDDGTSTLLVNGSAKVKSASASHPLIGGRNPLYLDAYHYGGSNSSAIVFTKGETPVAEIATDLNTNGGKDIYMIAGQGQSSILLNPFAGNGNIGIGTTNPQSKLAVAGTITAQRVKVTTTGWPDYVFQPGYTLPSLQEVEQHIKTHQRLPGIPSAAEVEKEGQDVGEMNKKLLQKIEELTLYMIDLQQQVKSQQKEITQLKAGRQLP from the coding sequence ATGAAATGGATTCCATTTTTCTGCCTGGCGCTAACCGCCGCATGTTCCATTAATACTGTACACGGCCAGTTAACCGAAGCCCAGGTTACCAAAGCCGGCGCTTATCACGATGTGGCCAGTGGTGACTTTAACTCGTCAGCATTAACAGCCCGTTCCTTTGTAGGCTCCGTAGGCTTTGATCCGTATGTTCCCAACGCTCCGCTTAACAGCATGTGGTGGAACGTTATTAACATCCGTCACAGGAACGGCGAAGGAGACGGTAATAACTGGGGCGGGCAAATCACTTTCGGGATGACTGCACATATCAACAGGATGTTCTTCCGGTCTCATTACAACGGCGCGTGGCAGAACTGGCAGGAGATATTCCATACCGGCGCTCCCCGGATACTGGTCAACAACCCTGTCGACGATGGCACCTCCACGCTTCTTGTAAACGGTTCAGCTAAGGTCAAAAGCGCTTCCGCTTCCCACCCGCTAATAGGAGGGCGAAACCCGCTATACCTGGATGCCTACCACTACGGCGGCAGTAACTCCAGCGCCATTGTATTTACCAAAGGCGAAACACCGGTCGCAGAGATTGCCACAGATTTAAATACCAATGGCGGTAAAGATATTTATATGATTGCAGGCCAGGGCCAGTCGAGCATCCTGCTGAATCCTTTCGCAGGAAACGGCAACATCGGCATCGGCACCACCAATCCGCAGTCAAAGCTGGCGGTAGCCGGCACCATCACCGCGCAGAGAGTAAAGGTCACCACCACCGGCTGGCCCGATTATGTTTTCCAACCCGGTTATACGCTGCCTTCTTTGCAGGAGGTAGAACAACATATAAAAACCCATCAGCGCCTGCCTGGAATCCCTTCCGCCGCCGAAGTAGAAAAAGAGGGGCAGGATGTAGGCGAGATGAATAAAAAGCTCCTGCAAAAGATTGAAGAGCTTACGCTGTACATGATAGACCTCCAGCAGCAGGTAAAATCACAGCAAAAGGAAATTACACAGCTAAAAGCCGGCCGACAACTCCCCTAA
- a CDS encoding transglutaminase-like domain-containing protein, producing the protein MKWSKHIVSGLVAIFFAMAISVSCRRLPPEISKVLDASRNRKELIAAIDHFRKEGAKEELKACYYLISHLQNHATIDIVLSDTLGHTLCRRDAGYLQALREKSTSLIGKYEAYFPVKVIKYDVDSLGASSIIKNISMAYSVRRQFPWAKKLSDEVFMNYVLPHRIGNEQSEDWRSFFLNRYQSTLLNLPDSATSMDVYRLLNEDLNSWFGYDKNYKPVIPSLSVGQCAELKIGGCEEVANLHALALRAVGIPAAIEIAPFWGKSDFGHAEIVLLAPNGKLAPPDPDRFRGIAAKVFRKTYAVSPSAADSMRLLGEIPENIPPLFAITNLLDVTSDRTSVSDVSVELNAAFTNCRVAYICVYNNGEWTPIEWSGLKNGQYATFHDMGCDILYHIAFVSGGELILYGNPFVLKGVNNLDVMNGTKISFPVANVEKFGPNEWNRVVAGREYLLSIWDIDNKRWRPLTKKRCSQNGELQFKDIFSSRLYKLDDVSAPGTGRPFSFRRAKQIWW; encoded by the coding sequence ATGAAGTGGAGTAAACATATTGTTTCCGGGCTGGTGGCTATTTTTTTTGCAATGGCAATCAGCGTCAGTTGCAGGCGCTTGCCTCCGGAGATTAGCAAAGTACTTGATGCGTCCAGGAATCGGAAAGAACTTATTGCTGCGATAGATCATTTTAGAAAAGAGGGGGCTAAGGAGGAATTGAAAGCGTGTTACTACCTAATTTCGCATCTACAAAACCATGCAACGATAGATATAGTACTTTCGGATACGTTAGGGCATACCTTGTGCCGAAGGGATGCCGGGTATCTTCAGGCGCTCAGAGAGAAATCTACTTCCCTCATAGGAAAATATGAGGCATATTTCCCGGTAAAAGTAATAAAATACGATGTAGATAGTCTGGGCGCATCGAGTATTATAAAGAATATTTCAATGGCTTATTCTGTAAGGCGTCAATTTCCCTGGGCGAAGAAATTAAGTGATGAAGTATTCATGAACTATGTGCTGCCTCATCGAATTGGAAACGAACAGTCGGAAGATTGGAGATCATTTTTTTTGAATCGTTACCAAAGCACGTTGCTGAATTTACCGGATTCTGCAACATCAATGGACGTCTATCGTCTATTGAATGAAGATCTTAACTCCTGGTTTGGTTATGACAAGAACTACAAACCAGTGATACCGTCACTTTCCGTGGGTCAATGTGCAGAGTTGAAAATAGGTGGATGCGAAGAAGTGGCCAATCTTCATGCGTTGGCGCTTCGAGCCGTTGGAATTCCCGCGGCCATAGAAATCGCTCCATTTTGGGGAAAATCAGATTTCGGCCACGCTGAAATAGTTCTGTTAGCTCCTAATGGAAAGCTGGCACCTCCTGATCCAGATCGATTCAGGGGCATTGCTGCCAAAGTATTTCGGAAAACATATGCAGTTTCTCCGAGCGCGGCAGACTCAATGCGGCTATTAGGGGAGATTCCTGAGAATATACCGCCGTTATTTGCTATTACCAATCTATTAGACGTTACCTCTGATAGAACATCGGTATCGGATGTGAGTGTTGAGCTCAATGCCGCCTTTACCAATTGCAGGGTAGCATACATTTGTGTATACAATAACGGCGAATGGACGCCGATAGAGTGGAGCGGGTTGAAGAATGGGCAATACGCAACTTTTCACGATATGGGCTGTGATATTCTTTATCATATTGCTTTTGTTAGTGGCGGTGAATTGATATTGTATGGAAATCCTTTTGTTCTCAAAGGCGTCAATAACCTTGATGTGATGAATGGTACGAAGATCTCATTTCCTGTTGCGAATGTTGAAAAGTTTGGCCCCAATGAGTGGAATCGCGTGGTTGCCGGAAGGGAATATTTGTTGTCAATATGGGATATTGATAATAAAAGATGGAGGCCTCTGACAAAAAAAAGATGTTCTCAGAACGGAGAGCTCCAGTTCAAAGATATTTTCTCTTCCCGCCTGTATAAATTAGATGATGTCTCCGCGCCAGGAACAGGAAGGCCTTTTTCGTTCCGCAGAGCAAAACAAATTTGGTGGTAA
- a CDS encoding O-antigen ligase family protein, giving the protein MVILMRICASVAKKIGVSPLMLYPLIAAAIIFVPNVSGWPATPSVYLVFLGFSILPFFLISSVAKRIKLNVTWLDLAVGVAGIYFLGWYIWMPCSSDYLFVFLALGGVYIFSRCYKICQNNIQYIVGLSVYTVILSCIPELFRAVHATPSPYVPLRGSIGNSGLLSIALALSCPIFIDAIIRNFPRNRTKANAALLLFCPILIIVAQSGSRTATLILAFGLLLPVARMISNSAGKTLYFLFMGFAVALSACLSGLTVKQGSANGRILIWNVSMDMFRDNPVFGVGPGQYQVQYLDYQEHYFRDDAARISRAGTYADNNQLAFNEALHWTVEFGVVGLFLLAVIIYLAFKGGMSLLENGSCVSFDMLFLFFVACSFSYPLHITPLLVFFLMLLASLSNGLQPIRAGYFSAVISGKYASFFLIMIGMSGTIASINQFRLHVRWKSASMSILSNEETALKEYQDLYPFLQSRGTFLYNYGAELFEVGRYRECIEVLDKASEQFNHTDLHLYLGKAYEKLGKLDSAIFRYTKADYMIPSRFYPKYFLAMLYQANGQRDLAKEFAYKILSMSAKVPSKSIDDMKTKMRKIIANEVE; this is encoded by the coding sequence TTGGTAATACTTATGAGGATTTGTGCTTCAGTAGCAAAAAAGATTGGAGTTAGCCCGCTGATGTTATACCCACTCATTGCAGCTGCAATAATATTTGTTCCCAATGTAAGCGGGTGGCCAGCAACGCCAAGCGTTTATTTAGTCTTCCTGGGTTTTTCGATTTTACCGTTTTTTCTCATTAGTTCGGTAGCCAAAAGAATAAAGTTGAATGTAACCTGGCTTGATCTCGCGGTGGGTGTAGCCGGTATCTATTTCTTGGGTTGGTATATCTGGATGCCTTGCAGTAGCGATTATTTATTTGTCTTTTTGGCACTGGGGGGTGTTTACATTTTTTCCAGATGTTATAAGATTTGCCAAAATAACATCCAATATATCGTTGGGTTGTCTGTATATACTGTCATTTTATCATGTATTCCGGAGTTGTTTCGTGCCGTCCACGCTACACCATCGCCTTATGTTCCACTTAGGGGCTCCATTGGGAATTCCGGTTTGCTGTCAATTGCCTTGGCCTTATCATGTCCCATATTTATTGACGCAATTATCCGGAATTTTCCTCGTAACAGAACAAAAGCAAATGCGGCACTACTACTGTTCTGTCCAATATTAATTATTGTGGCTCAAAGCGGCTCCAGAACAGCAACGCTTATACTCGCTTTCGGCCTTTTGTTGCCCGTTGCCCGAATGATCAGCAACAGTGCAGGGAAAACCTTGTACTTCCTGTTTATGGGCTTTGCCGTTGCTTTGTCAGCCTGCTTGTCGGGCCTGACTGTAAAACAGGGGTCGGCCAACGGGCGTATATTGATTTGGAATGTGTCTATGGATATGTTTAGAGATAATCCCGTCTTTGGGGTTGGGCCCGGACAATATCAGGTTCAATATCTTGATTACCAGGAACATTATTTTCGTGATGATGCCGCAAGGATATCCAGAGCGGGTACCTATGCTGACAATAACCAATTAGCTTTCAACGAAGCGTTACATTGGACTGTTGAATTCGGTGTAGTTGGATTATTTTTGCTTGCAGTGATAATTTATCTCGCATTTAAAGGTGGAATGTCGCTTCTTGAAAACGGCTCTTGCGTTTCCTTTGATATGTTGTTTTTGTTTTTTGTCGCCTGTTCATTTTCATACCCCCTGCATATTACGCCCCTGCTGGTATTTTTTTTGATGCTGCTGGCTTCTTTGAGTAATGGGTTGCAGCCTATTCGAGCGGGCTACTTCTCGGCAGTTATTTCGGGAAAATATGCATCATTTTTTCTGATTATGATAGGTATGTCGGGAACAATTGCATCAATTAATCAATTTCGCCTGCACGTAAGATGGAAAAGTGCTTCGATGAGTATACTTTCCAACGAGGAAACTGCACTTAAAGAATACCAAGATCTTTACCCGTTCCTGCAATCGCGGGGGACATTTTTGTACAACTATGGAGCCGAGCTATTTGAGGTAGGGCGGTACCGGGAGTGCATTGAAGTTCTTGATAAAGCGTCGGAGCAATTCAATCACACGGATCTTCATCTATATTTGGGCAAGGCGTATGAGAAGCTCGGTAAACTGGATAGCGCAATATTCCGTTACACGAAAGCAGACTACATGATTCCCTCAAGATTTTATCCAAAGTATTTTCTGGCAATGTTATACCAAGCAAATGGTCAGCGGGATCTCGCCAAAGAGTTTGCTTACAAAATTCTTTCCATGAGTGCAAAGGTGCCGTCAAAGTCCATCGACGACATGAAGACCAAAATGCGTAAAATCATTGCAAATGAAGTGGAGTAA